GAAAACCGAACACAGTAAAACCGTGGAAACCCATAAGTCCTAAATTAGTATCTACCAACCCCTTCTTAATAAGGTCCCTGTGCCCTAAAGCACGGAGTTTAAACCAAAATCGAGAGGATGCGAGACACCTTTCTAGAAGCCCCTTGAATTTCCACTGGTTAAGTTGAGAAGACGTCCAGAAAATGTTATCGAAagtcaccatccatggttgccgGAGGTGTGCGCATCTCGTGATCTTTttacaatcacataattttgataaataaaataacaaaaattagtTGATTGTTTTAAAAAACTGTCCAAATGGTCGAATTtgttagaattaaaattaaataaattgaaaataaatttatcaTAAAACTTTGAAGGTATATAGatgcaaaatattatttttaatctcttattataaaagaaaaaaattattttagattaCATCATGTGTTTAGAGGAGTTTTTTAGGCTTCCACACGTACCCTCTCgggttatttattttttaattctaaatCATCATGTGCTATAAAAAAGCTACTaacaaataaattgaaattaattaaattgaaaccaaataaaaatcttttttctatttatttatggcACTCTTTAATCTAACTCATTTGAttagaattaaataaattgaaaccaaatactccctccgttcctttttaagtgtcgttttagaagaatttttttcctatttaagtgtcgttttataatttaatgttataatttatcatttatacccttactttttcaataactccaactcaaattttttaattagttattggaaaaagagagtgtgtggtttaatttatttagaaagagaaaaataaataagggtataatagaaaaagtaactctaataatccactatcttggttgaagagctttttgctaaaacgacacttaaaaaggaacggagggagtaaaatTTTAGTACGTTACTATAAAATAGTCTTAGTCGTTGAATGAATTAGAAATACTAAACCCTAAATTACTTTGATTTGGTCGGCAAGATGGAGAAGGAGAACAGCGTGTTCCTGCCTTTTGAATTGATCATCGAAATTCTGTTGAGGTTACCGGTGAAGCCTCTATTGCGTTTCAGATGTGTCTGCAAATCATGGCTTTCTCTAATTTCTAGTAATAATTTTGCTACTTCACATTTTGAACATACTGCCACACACAGACGTCTCCTCATAAAACGTTCTGCTCTTCAACCTTTATCTATAGAGCTTGATTCATCGCTCCATGATGCTTCTGCATCTGCTTCATTAAGCCTTGATTTTATTCGTTCCCAACGTTGTGTTGAAGTTAGAGGTTGTTTTAGAGGGTTTCTGTGTTTCTACAATGGCACACACATCTATCTATTGAATCCATCCACCagtttgatcaaacaaataccgGATTCTCCTATAATACTTAATCATCATTACGAACTTCTTTCTGGTTTTGCATATTACCAGCCCACTGATGATTACTTGATAGTTTATGGGTTCGGCGAAGATGATGATGCGCCGGTAACCAGTCCAACTAAATTGATGATTTTCTCATTGAGACTTCTGTATCGGAAAATACCCCTAAATGTGGGTTGTTCTTGAATGGATCTATCCATTGGATGGTTCATAATTATGAGAAATCAAAGAATGTTATTATTGCCTTTGATTTAAAGGAAATGACGATATCAGAGATAGCTCTGCCAGATGATTTTATTTTCAGTTATAGTAATAATTATTCTATATATTATGCTTTGTTGGAAGTTGGAGGACTTATCGGTGCATGGGTGAAGGACCTGAATACAGTGAAGATATGGGTGATGCAAAAATATAGAGTTCACTCATCTTGGACTAAGATTATTATATTTTCTGTTGATCCTGATTTGCACAAATCTTTAGACATAGTATGCTTAACAAAGTGCGGTGATATTGTTGGAATAAATGATGTAGTTGGATTGGTGAAGTTGAATGATAAAGGACAGCTACTAGAGTCTCTGCTTTTTGACGGATACGCATTGGTCGTGTATACAGAGTCTCTATTTTCACTCCCTAGCACTGGTCAAACTTAGGAAAATTGCTATTGATaacaattttcttttatatttatcttgtatcaTGAAATATGAGAAGTGAATCGTGAAATGTTACCACGAATCACacctacaatttttttttataaaatctaatataaaataaatgctaTGGTACTACTTTAGAGATATACAAACTTATATGTTTTATCAAAGAAGCTCACTCAGTTTAGTTTTGTATGCATCTAACTGACAGATTAATATTGACAAATTGGAGCAATTTGTCATTGAACATATCTTCAATCTGAAAGGAAGAAAACAACCTTTGTGAACAAAAAGTTAGGATGACAGAAATTGTTTCACAATTGTTGAGATTTTAAGAGCAAAGATAACATCATTATAATCAAATCATAGAGTCACATAGTAAGTATATACACTTTATATTATTgagaaaattgaaaataaattctCTTGAGAAATATTGTCTTCTCATGagaattaaaattattttccTCTTCCTTGATAAATAACACTAGCCAAGCATAAGaataaatattttgataaatcTCCCCACCGGTCCAACCGTACCTTCGGGAACGGCATCGACGGTAGTAGTGGCATCAAGTAACCGTGAGGATTTCAAGTTTGGATATGAATTTCTCTCATTCTGTCAAACTTGGAAACAATAATAATGTTTTCAAGTTTATATAACATGAATAAAGTTTCCGTAAGCGTCAGGGTTAAGAAAATACTCGAGACTTACAAAACCTCCAAAAAGTGGCGCAAAAAACTTGAGATCGAAACAAATTAATTACACCAACCATAACTAAAAAAACGCGTATCTCTTACAGCTTATAAAACAGAGATAAGTTGAGAATCATACATAAACATTAACAAATTTACCTCTCTACTCGCAGTACAGAGGATCCAAGTAACAATGAATACCATAGTTGCTGCAAGTAGTCTACAACAATAtcaacataaaggcttgatttcatcataattctctaaggacttaggatttaggatgaatgttcaaaggttttcccactaaggacttaggggaaaataatctaaagggcggtaattaaaggttatgaacttgttgaagaaatcaaaattcaaggaTTTTTACAGGGCAAATcatacactttaccctagcatgctctcatatttgttaaaaccacttagtcaattttatgtcatttttatttattgttaatttataattgcaaatcaaaactccaaatatagtttttgtttaattgaaccactattgaaactcgatattaacgtgcagtccttgagatcgacattcggggaatttccctattattactacagaggcaaaatagtacacttgctattttaccaatcaagtttttggcgccgttgtcggggactgctaaaatatagagttttgattttagttcaattgaaattttgttgctcgtcaactaaaaatttgtttttgtttttgtttatttgaatttggttgtattataaaaaaaagaaaaaaaaaagtctgattatttttgcttcatgaattcttctctactttgctactaacaaattgtctgagttttgtagctatgtattgttttgatacattgccacctgtatctcctgcatgttggtcgcctgattcaggagtaaccttggaagaggcgactaaaatttttaaagcatataagagagaggtaagaatccttatgaatgaatgtaaggaagctaacttttatccaaataggtttatttggagaaagttagagttggaagaagaatatgtggaaccaaaagaaaaatacataacatcagatgaagaggatgcagtaagaatagaagaatttgaggtaaaaaagaaatgtggggaagaagaaataaggaaacttgaagatgatcgagttttggataaaaccacaaatttaacaatttgtgaagatgtggacatccaacaagaaaattttcaacaacaGAGTATCCCCaagaaatatttttataacaaggcagataaaagacaagaaattgacaaagtattggaagaaatttttgccttgttcaataaaatcaagctaaagAGGATTTGTCAGCAACATCAtcaatactttaagttcatgggatttctaccaaacaaaagaaagaaaaaagatgatgtgttctttgtgtcatatatgccaccctaacaaggggaatggaccgtcgagccatgcgacgttaaacgaagctctttgtgggaggcaacccacgctttTAATAACGTAATTTCTttttgtgtttattttgtttttcaggaaataaaaggggcatttcgGGTGAAAGCTAGAAAGCGTCAGCTGAAgtgcagtaccctctgtgagtcacccctctcgggcttgttcttaaacattgcggacaatgtttagttcaagtttgggggaggatttactcttgcatttttcttttattttgttattatgaTGTGTAAACCCATACATTGAATTCTTCCCaaatttgaccgaaatttttattGTTCATAAGAGCTTCTGATCTAAATAGCAATCggaaatagtatatagagatgaagggatggTTGGTTGAgcgcaggaagttcggaataatgtgacagaaagggggtttgtttgaacacccttggttccctaaaaagtgagacgagtctaacgtgtagatttgtacCATAGTGATTGAATCTTGAGAAGTACTCCTTAAGTAGTTTATTttgacagtctggcataatttagATTCACATACATGTATgattggttgagaaacaaataaagttggcaccagatgatgaaaaggcggtaaaaggcaaccggctcgctaagttgggtaaccttcacccggttattcagcccaaaggaggttgatccccaaacgtcgtccaaataaggacaatatataactgcaaagtttgaaaatttcatcggtaaataaaagtagcaaatgctgcttaTTTGGTGCCGGAAAAAAAATGAATTCTTGACTAGTCTTGTGTATGTGATGATCATCATAAATTCCCATTGCCTTAATTTGATTGTCCtaatgaaaaaggaggaaaatcggaaagagacttaagtacaAAGCATAGTTAGAGAGGTATCCTAAAGGGGAGCTCAGGGTTTAAATGTTCTTGCAGAAACtcttcgcgtcatgtgaatgccggactAACAGTCTCTTGATCAAAAGGAACAGAAATCTCACGTATGAGTACCGGTATGCTGTGATGTTCAatttctcttgtaattgtcgcttgaggtcaagcaacggtttaagtttgggggagtttgatcagtggtttttacacgtttatttactgtTGATTTTAGttgtctttgctttatattatcaagtgttttacttcattcttctacattttatgctttggttgtgtattttactgtttgcaggctcaaaggaataaatcgagacaaatcaatgcgaaaaagtacaaaaaggggagtttcgaaggaagtgaaaaatcaagcgacattaggtctgacacgaccacccgtgtcacctgaaactggcagtgctaggatgaagcgtggccaagaaaatgcaaaagagatgaaattcacggggctgacacggctcgtgttagcaagtgtgagatctagaaattttcagcatgtttctcatcgtgacaggcgtgtagtattttgatcataactggagcttcgtaactcg
The Vicia villosa cultivar HV-30 ecotype Madison, WI linkage group LG6, Vvil1.0, whole genome shotgun sequence genome window above contains:
- the LOC131614445 gene encoding putative F-box protein At3g52320; protein product: MEKENSVFLPFELIIEILLRLPVKPLLRFRCVCKSWLSLISSNNFATSHFEHTATHRRLLIKRSALQPLSIELDSSLHDASASASLSLDFIRSQRCVEVRGCFRGFLCFYNGTHIYLLNPSTSLIKQIPDSPIILNHHYELLSGFAYYQPTDDYLIVYGFGEDDDAPEMTISEIALPDDFIFSYSNNYSIYYALLEVGGLIGAWVKDLNTVKIWVMQKYRVHSSWTKIIIFSVDPDLHKSLDIVCLTKCGDIVGINDVVGLVKLNDKGQLLESLLFDGYALVVYTESLFSLPSTGQT